From a single Stomoxys calcitrans chromosome 4, idStoCalc2.1, whole genome shotgun sequence genomic region:
- the LOC106095901 gene encoding uncharacterized protein LOC106095901, producing the protein MESSGKFTSNAYTSVYQTTTEPLKTKTKKPPRRDKSDLGEDFIAPDDGWAWLVCIAAGISNLSIYPCVQQFGFIFKERLENLGLSSSQVTTIINTNPAVSACTGLLNGPMFRRFTFRQVALTGALLIFVGIMLTAFCETFIGYIISFALLFGFGMGISVSASSLAINTYFKKKRRKAAGFSWTITGIGPIILPHLVTFLVSVYGVQGTVFIFAALSLHAVVSALIYQPVQYHVHKRSDDSTQPPVVLEENLQHLCKYCELQLQKQTGIFSSQYLYQDDDEDKPGFEIIEPGTPMLSRANDGWYGSKMSLASSRPRHRTISTNIDVENWNRRSRLVSEGDEEEELKQKSSLKPNNFNREREKNLKQSSLRNKYGDGPLKCTCAEERALMELNKIQAFEGLQGRDTKNSSESDLDEPKITFLQKVVAFFDLSLLRDFTFVNLVMGLTIINFGELNFSILTPFILSDFGFETSQMTLSISLLAGLDITTRFLMPFFTEKIPWDNRVFFLIGVVGIALGRTVVACTRSFSVILVTFAIIGVFKGIRTIFWPLIIPSCVPLKRLPAASGLQLLISGLFTLAAGPFVGLVRDRFNYAVTLHCLNAMTFVAAISWTTEALVRRYLQKPSTLNCD; encoded by the exons ATGGAATCATCGGGAAAGTTCACAAGCAATGCCTACACTTCGGTATATCAAACCACTACAGAGCCACTCAAAACAAAGACCAAAAAGCCACCAAGACGTGACAAAAGTGATCTTGGAGAAGATTTTATAGCTCCCGATGATGGTTGGGCTTGGTTGGTATGCATAGCCGCTGGCATATCCAAT CTCTCAATATATCCATGTGTCCAACAATTTGGCTTCATTTTCAAAGAGCGTTTGGAGAACTTGGGTTTGAGCAGCTCGCAGGTTACCACAATCATCAATACAAATCCAGCGGTATCCGCTTGCACAG GCCTTCTGAATGGACCCATGTTCAGGCGTTTCACATTTCGTCAAGTGGCTTTAACTGGAGCACTGCTCATCTTCGTGGGCATTATGTTAACAGCCTTTTGCGAGACCTTCATTGGCTACATCATCTCATTTGCCTTACTTTTTG GTTTTGGCATGGGCATAAGCGTGTCGGCATCATCATTGGCCATCAACACCTACTTTAAGAAAAAACGCAGAAAGGCGGCCGGATTCTCCTGGACCATAACAGGCATTGGTCCAATTATTTTGCCGCATTTGGTTACCTTCTTGGTGTCGGTGTATGGTGTCCAAGGCACCGTCTTCATATTTGCTGCACTTTCACTGCATGCCGTTGTGAGTGCCCTTATCTACCAACCCGTACAATATCATGTACACAAAAGATCCGACGACTCAACACAACCACCCGTCGTTCTTGAAGAGAATTTGCAGCATCTGTGCAAATACTGCGAATTGCAGTTGCAAAAACAGACGGGCATTTTCTCTTCCCAATACCTTTACCAGGATGACGATGAAGATAAACCAGGATTCGAGATCATAGAACCTGGTACTCCAATGTTGTCCAGGGCTAATGATGGTTGGTATGGCTCAAAAATGTCTTTGGCTTCCTCAAGACCACGTCATCGCACCATATCCACCAACATAGATGTTGAAAATTGGAACAGAAGAAGTCGCTTGGTGAGCGAAGGCgatgaagaagaagaattgAAGCAAAAATCTTCTCTAAAGCCTAACAATTTCAATAgggaaagagaaaaaaacctGAAACAAAGCAGTTTGCGCAACAAGTACGGAGATGGTCCGCTGAAGTGTACTTGTGCCGAAGAGAGGGCACTTATGGAACTCAATAAAATTCAGGCATTCGAGGGCCTACAAGGAAGAGATACCAAAAACTCGTCCGAGTCGGATTTGGATGAACCCAAGATTACATTTCTGCAAAAGGTTGTGGCATTTTTCGATCTGAGCCTATTACGCGACTTCACCTTTGTTAACTTGGTCATGGGTCTGACTATCATCAATTTTGGCGAATTAAATTTCTCCATTTTGACACCCTTCATTCTTAGCGACTTTGGCTTTGAGACGTCACAGATGACTTTGTCCATATCTTTATTGGCCGGCTTAGACATCACAACTCGTTTCCTTATGCCATTTTTCACGGAAAAGATACCGTGGGATAATCGGGTCTTCTTCCTCATAGGTGTTGTGGGCATAGCATTGGGCAGAACCGTTGTAGCCTGCACTCGATCCTTTTCCGTGATACTAGTCACATTCGCCATCATCGGGGTATTCAAGGGAATACGCACAATCTTCTGGCCCCTCATCATACCAAGCTGTGTTCCATTGAAAAGACTGCCAGCTGCCTCTGGACTACAGCTTTTAATATCGGGACTCTTTACATTGGCCGCCGGTCCATTTGTAG GTCTGGTACGAGATCGCTTCAATTATGCCGTAACACTGCACTGTCTAAACGCAATGACGTTTGTGGCCGCCATATCATGGACAACTGAAGCTCTGGTGCGCAGATATTTACAAAAACCAAGTACTTTGAATTGTGATTAG